A genomic segment from Oncorhynchus clarkii lewisi isolate Uvic-CL-2024 chromosome 14, UVic_Ocla_1.0, whole genome shotgun sequence encodes:
- the LOC139365927 gene encoding fructose-bisphosphate aldolase B-like, with the protein MTTQFPSLSPVQKKELSDIAQRIVAPGKGILAADESTGTMSNRLQKINVENTEENRRTFRDLLFSAVDPNCIGGIIFFHETLYQKSDKGVLFPQVIKDKGIVVGIKVDNGTAGLNGTDGEMTTQGLDGLSGRCAQYKKDGCDFAKWRCVLKISDACPSALAIAENANVLARYASICQQNGLVPIVEPEILPDGDHDLLCTQYVTEKVLAATYKALNDHHVYLEGTLLKPNMVTAGHSCPKKFTPQEVGMATVTALRRTVPAAVPGITFLSGGQSEEEATQNLNAMNQTALHRPWKLSFSYGRALQASALAAWKGKAANKKAAQDAFTSRAKSNGLASKGEYTVVSSADQASMQSLHTANYVY; encoded by the exons ATGACTACCCagttcccatccctctctccggTGCAGAAGAAGGAACTCTCTGACATAGCCCAGAGGATCGTGGCTCCAGGGAAGGGCATTCTGGCAGCAGATGAGTCCACAG GCACCATGAGTAACCGCCTGCAGAAGATTAACGTAGAGAACACTGAGGAGAACCGTAGGACTTTCCGCGACCTCCTGTTCTCTGCAGTTGACCCGAACTGCATTGGTGGAATCATCTTTTTTCACGAGACACTGTATCAGAAGTCTGACAAGGGTGTCCTCTTCCCCCAGGTCATCAAGGACAAGGGCATTGTGGTCGGCATCAAG GTGGACAATGGCACAGCTGGTCTGAATGGAACAGATGGAGAGATGACCACACAGG GTCTTGATGGACTCTCGGGGCGTTGTGCTCAGTACAAGAAGGACGGTTGTGACTTCGCCAAGTGGAGGTGTGTGCTCAAGATTTCAGACGCCTGCCCCTCAGCCCTCGCCATCGCAGAGAACGCTAACGTACTTGCCAGATACGCCAGTATCTGCCAACAG AATGGCCTGGTGCCCATTGTGGAGCCAGAGATTCTGCCTGATGGAGACCATGACCTGCTGTGCACTCAGTACGTCACCGAGAAG GTTCTGGCTGCCACGTACAAGGCCCTGAACGATCACCATGTCTACTTGGAGGGTACCCTGCTGAAGCCTAACATGGTCACCGCCGGACACTCCTGCCCCAAGAAGTTCACCCCCCAGGAGGTCGGCATGGCCACCGTCACTGCCCTGAGGCGCACTGTCCCTGCCGCCGTGCCTG GCATCACCTTCCTGTCTGGAGGCCAGAGCGAGGAAGAGGCCACTCAGAACCTGAACGCCATGAACCAGACGGCCCTGCACCGGCCCTGGAAGCTCTCCTTCTCCTACGGCCGTGCACTCCAGGCCTCCGCCCTCGCCGCCTGGAAAGGCAAGGCCGCCAACAAGAAAGCGGCACAGGATGCATTCACCTCCAGAGCCAAG AGCAATGGCCTTGCCTCCAAGGGAGAGTACACAGTGGTGAGCAGCGCTGACCAGGCCTCCATGCAGTCCCTGCACACAGCTAACTACGTCTACTAA